The genomic window AAAAACCAATAGACATTATATGGTGGTGGGAGAAGGATTCGAACCTTCGAAGGCAGTGCCGGCAGATTTACAATCTGCTCCCTTTGGCCACTCGGGAATCCCACCGAAATTTAATGGTGCCGACTACCGGAGTCGAACTGGTGACCTACTGATTACAAGTCAGTTGCTCTACCTACTGAGCTAAGTCGGCACAAAATTTCGTTACATAGCATGTTAATATCTAACACTATGTCTTTATGTTGGCGGAGCGGACGGGACTCGAACCCGCGACCCCCGGCGTGACAGGCCGGTATTCTAACCAACTGAACTACCGCTCCAATTCTTTAATGAAACTCGATTAAATCGAATCCCTAGAATTTGGCGGAGAGATAGGGATTTGAACCCTAGATACGCTATAAACGTATGCTGGTTTTCAAGACCAGTGCTTTCAACCGCTCAGCCATCTCTCCAATGGGGAGAATCATATAGTTGCGTTTATTATCTGTAAAGTAATAATATTAAAAAAGACATCAATTGATTTGTTATTCATCAATGTACTGTAAAAATAATCAATTACCGCTTTATCGTAACAATAAAATTATTTAACTTAATAAATATTACACCACAGTATTAATAGCCCCACTATTGAAATATTGATCTTGCTCCAAATTTTCTCAACAAAGCAAACGATTGCTTGGTCAAGCATCACACTTTAATCAGAAATATGAAATTAGAATCATTAAAGATTACATTGAGCTTATTCCAAAGAGGTATTTTACTCTCAGTAATTTAATCTGTGAGCAAATAAAATGAAAAAGAAAATATTAGTAATTGCCATTTCATCACTTTTTATGAGCACTTTCGCCCAATCAGCCACTATTTATAAAAAAGATAATGGCGATAGATTAGATATCTATGGCGGTGCAGAAATAGGCGGTACCATTGTCACAAATAGAGATAAATCCCCTTTTGGCGATAAATCTAAATCTTATGTTGATGACTCTTTTGGAACTATTGGTATTAAAGGACAAACTAATAAATTTTATGCCAAATTAGAAATTGACGCTGAACGTACTGATTGGACTTATGAAAACAACTTTAGATTAGTTATTGATAAAGCTTATGTTGGATATTTCTTAACTGATAAACAAACAGTCGAGTTTGGACGAACAGATACAGCCTATGATCACTATGATGCTTTTGGCGATTTCTCAAATGAATTAGCCGATGAAGTATCAGAAGCAGGAGATCAAGATAATACGATTAAATACCGTGGCGAATTTGGCGCTTTAAAAGTCGGTATCTCATATTCAGCCAAAGGGTGGGATTTCGAACACGATGCTCAATCCCTGTATGATGAAAATGGCATATTCATCAAGAAAAGAGGATCATACATTACTGACTCCCGTGAAGGAGAAGTAATTAATGGCTATGCTGGCTACTTTACTAACAACTTAACCGTCATTGCTGCAGCAGAGACGGTACAT from Photobacterium toruni includes these protein-coding regions:
- a CDS encoding porin, coding for MKKKILVIAISSLFMSTFAQSATIYKKDNGDRLDIYGGAEIGGTIVTNRDKSPFGDKSKSYVDDSFGTIGIKGQTNKFYAKLEIDAERTDWTYENNFRLVIDKAYVGYFLTDKQTVEFGRTDTAYDHYDAFGDFSNELADEVSEAGDQDNTIKYRGEFGALKVGISYSAKGWDFEHDAQSLYDENGIFIKKRGSYITDSREGEVINGYAGYFTNNLTVIAAAETVHNRGELYSLHGKYKINKFAIGGFTSYSDRDGVNKNSMTYVLSGSYDITSQLTGYVVGNIYNDDNNDKDDQHVVVGTQYMYAKNVKLVAEAAMGGNTGTLGYLKAYYWF